One genomic region from Sphingobacterium sp. UGAL515B_05 encodes:
- a CDS encoding nuclear transport factor 2 family protein — protein MDTVDNFNQPADLAQHWVDAWNQHDLDAIMRHYSEDIHFRSPIIQKMGVNTAGNINNKEELKAYFKSALEKYPELHFELYHILTGVNSIVLFYKSVNDSLSAEYMELDVRGKICKVSAHYKGL, from the coding sequence ATGGATACAGTAGATAATTTTAATCAGCCTGCAGATCTTGCACAACATTGGGTTGATGCCTGGAACCAACACGATCTAGATGCAATTATGCGACACTATAGTGAAGACATTCACTTTCGCTCCCCCATTATTCAGAAAATGGGTGTGAATACGGCTGGAAATATAAACAACAAAGAGGAATTAAAAGCTTATTTTAAAAGCGCATTGGAAAAATATCCAGAACTCCATTTTGAGCTTTACCACATACTTACGGGCGTAAACTCCATAGTACTTTTCTATAAAAGCGTCAACGACTCGCTTTCCGCGGAATATATGGAATTAGATGTACGTGGAAAAATATGCAAAGTTTCAGCGCACTATAAGGGACTATAG
- a CDS encoding FecR family protein, giving the protein MFSSEEQYFLFLAAKLLAGELTTEERIALDDLLRADKSKRELLAYLEQKHGEEDLEAEISYEKSRPIELTAVEDVTARPFIDRHKVKLLSIAASLFIVFGVLSFWFIKNDKKVAEDTEWQTIATGKGERKSIKLSDGSEVWLNNESVLRLKAGFGKTDRVLELVGEGYFAIAKNPNLPLKIKTAYAEVQVLGTKFNLRALPDENMTTTSLIEGKVRLKVMENKQEKLYELLPGNKVSVINQPVSTNDHRSKHVVLQPKVTFAKLDLVDAEVTETLWMKNRLVFNGEGFEVVAKKMERWFGKPIVVENERLGKEPITGIFDETTCEEVLNVIKRTGTKLNYYTQNDTLYVK; this is encoded by the coding sequence ATGTTTTCATCTGAAGAACAATACTTTTTATTTTTAGCGGCTAAGTTACTAGCGGGAGAACTCACAACGGAGGAGAGAATCGCGCTGGACGACTTGCTACGTGCCGACAAAAGTAAGCGGGAGTTATTGGCCTATTTAGAGCAGAAGCATGGGGAAGAAGATCTGGAAGCTGAAATAAGCTATGAAAAGTCAAGACCAATAGAACTTACTGCTGTCGAGGATGTAACCGCCCGTCCATTTATAGATCGCCATAAAGTTAAGCTACTATCCATTGCGGCTAGCCTATTTATAGTTTTTGGCGTATTGTCCTTTTGGTTTATCAAAAATGATAAAAAGGTAGCTGAAGATACGGAATGGCAGACGATTGCTACCGGAAAGGGCGAGCGTAAATCGATCAAATTGAGCGATGGCTCGGAGGTATGGCTTAACAATGAAAGTGTATTGCGATTGAAGGCTGGATTTGGTAAAACTGATCGCGTATTGGAATTGGTTGGCGAAGGGTATTTTGCTATTGCCAAGAATCCCAATTTACCCTTGAAGATCAAAACTGCCTACGCGGAGGTACAGGTCTTAGGAACAAAATTTAACCTTCGTGCGCTTCCGGATGAGAACATGACGACGACCTCCCTGATCGAAGGGAAAGTACGACTGAAGGTTATGGAAAATAAGCAGGAGAAGTTGTATGAACTCCTGCCGGGTAATAAGGTGTCTGTGATCAATCAACCTGTATCAACGAATGATCATCGGAGCAAGCATGTAGTCCTGCAACCAAAAGTGACCTTTGCAAAGCTTGATCTCGTTGATGCCGAAGTTACTGAAACACTTTGGATGAAAAATAGATTGGTTTTCAATGGCGAAGGTTTTGAAGTGGTTGCGAAGAAGATGGAGCGTTGGTTCGGTAAACCCATTGTCGTCGAAAATGAGCGGCTCGGAAAAGAGCCCATCACCGGTATATTTGACGAAACAACCTGTGAAGAAGTCTTGAATGTCATCAAGCGCACAGGTACTAAACTAAATTATTATACCCAAAATGATACGCTTTATGTAAAGTAA
- a CDS encoding sigma-70 family RNA polymerase sigma factor — MYLKPLSPENKKNIAIDRDESSFKAYFVANYGVLKSNAISFIKDKQLAEDVVSEVLWKIWYLGPDLMNIANVEGYLLRAIKNKCLNLLRIRQVILTDGTEYQDTLIDKNTPEQILISTESIQRIQRAVEGLPPKTKEAFKLVKEERKTYLETAEMMGISKKTVDRHIQIALEKLWSCIKEKK; from the coding sequence ATGTATTTGAAACCTTTATCTCCTGAAAATAAGAAGAATATTGCCATTGATCGAGATGAAAGCTCCTTCAAGGCCTATTTCGTGGCTAATTATGGAGTTTTGAAAAGCAATGCTATTTCTTTTATCAAGGATAAACAGCTGGCCGAAGATGTAGTTTCTGAAGTCCTCTGGAAAATTTGGTATTTGGGGCCCGATCTGATGAACATCGCAAATGTCGAGGGCTATTTGCTTCGGGCGATTAAGAACAAATGCCTTAACCTTCTGCGCATTCGCCAGGTCATACTTACCGACGGAACGGAATATCAGGATACGTTGATCGATAAAAATACCCCGGAACAAATTTTAATATCCACAGAAAGCATACAACGTATTCAACGGGCTGTTGAAGGGCTCCCGCCCAAAACTAAGGAGGCTTTTAAACTGGTGAAAGAGGAAAGAAAAACGTATTTGGAAACTGCGGAAATGATGGGGATATCCAAGAAAACGGTAGATAGACACATTCAAATTGCCTTAGAAAAGCTGTGGTCCTGTATTAAAGAAAAAAAATAA
- a CDS encoding YIP1 family protein, protein MNSDPFETSNDLKFIIKNLYTRTTWFFKFTQENYYGKYAWHLLYIAALVSQLGRISSTKTTIESWSGLFFQIITLGSGLTVLFYIIGAYILSAVGKFFKGEAPAADTLRVISYSSLPAVFSLLFYVIGAILYGLPFFTNSFWQIDINPVQTIFKWLIRLVNALAGINMVVFLVVGIATVNNFSIPKAILTLLTPIFILVAIVFALLLF, encoded by the coding sequence ATGAATTCAGACCCATTTGAAACTAGTAATGATTTAAAGTTTATCATTAAAAACCTGTATACACGAACGACCTGGTTTTTTAAATTTACGCAGGAAAACTACTATGGTAAATATGCCTGGCATTTGCTCTATATCGCTGCACTCGTCAGTCAGTTGGGAAGAATATCAAGTACAAAAACAACAATAGAAAGCTGGTCAGGATTGTTTTTTCAGATCATAACTTTAGGATCTGGATTGACAGTCCTCTTTTATATTATTGGAGCGTATATTCTTTCAGCTGTTGGCAAGTTTTTTAAAGGAGAAGCGCCCGCGGCCGATACCCTCCGTGTCATTTCCTATTCTTCTCTTCCCGCTGTTTTTTCTTTACTATTCTACGTTATTGGTGCGATTCTTTATGGTCTCCCATTCTTTACAAATTCATTTTGGCAAATCGATATTAATCCTGTTCAGACTATCTTCAAATGGTTAATAAGACTAGTAAATGCTTTAGCTGGAATCAATATGGTCGTATTCCTTGTCGTTGGTATTGCCACGGTTAATAATTTCAGCATCCCGAAAGCTATTCTAACCTTACTTACCCCTATTTTTATCCTTGTGGCCATTGTCTTCGCATTGTTATTATTTTAG
- a CDS encoding universal stress protein, giving the protein MKQILVASDFSINASHALRYALSLASRLNMEVAVVHAIHPTEGINNSTYNAIFIEDYYARKRAALQEWTNQVVQENKYNDLKVRTVVEVGYLRNVVTKYVEYTDVSFLVMGITGATGIKEIVGSNASMAVTKLRIPTLIVPPDSSLSPIPVITLATDYKTTKLSVRDVKALNRILKLSEPKKLEILHVSERDLDENLVRNGEKKMRQLLPNVAINFNYVDEDDTRPSHAIIDFVENNQTDILCLVKRNHNMIYRLFASSTVNEVLNRSVKAILVLHE; this is encoded by the coding sequence ATGAAACAAATTCTTGTTGCCTCCGATTTTTCAATCAATGCAAGTCATGCTTTGCGTTACGCCTTGTCTTTGGCTTCTCGTTTGAATATGGAAGTTGCTGTTGTACATGCCATACACCCGACAGAAGGGATCAACAACAGTACTTATAACGCGATCTTTATAGAAGATTATTACGCTAGAAAACGTGCTGCTTTGCAAGAATGGACCAATCAGGTTGTTCAGGAAAATAAATACAATGACCTCAAAGTGCGAACCGTTGTGGAGGTTGGTTATCTGCGTAATGTGGTGACGAAGTATGTTGAATATACAGATGTTTCTTTTTTGGTCATGGGAATTACCGGTGCAACGGGTATTAAAGAAATTGTCGGTAGTAATGCGAGCATGGCTGTGACAAAATTGCGCATTCCGACCCTGATCGTACCACCTGACAGTAGTTTGTCGCCCATTCCTGTGATTACCTTGGCGACGGATTATAAAACAACTAAATTGTCTGTTCGCGATGTCAAAGCGCTCAATCGTATTTTAAAGCTTTCGGAGCCCAAGAAGTTGGAAATTCTACACGTCTCAGAAAGGGATTTGGACGAAAACCTGGTGCGTAATGGGGAGAAAAAAATGCGTCAGTTGCTTCCTAATGTAGCGATTAACTTTAATTATGTGGATGAAGATGATACACGTCCATCGCATGCGATCATTGACTTTGTTGAAAACAATCAGACCGATATTCTGTGTTTGGTCAAACGCAACCACAATATGATTTACCGTTTATTTGCAAGTAGTACGGTGAATGAAGTTTTGAACCGATCAGTTAAAGCGATTTTGGTTTTGCATGAATAA
- a CDS encoding TonB-dependent receptor, with the protein MKKKSHVLYHVPISYYLKWLLMAKFVIIFLFACVATGFAKESKAQKTVSLRFEEIRLKNLLTSIEEQTKINFIYNDNTINAIKIKQVDVRNKKWTDLLLPILAKESLEMDMVSENRIIIRSIAKVQDRIASGTIKDQQGKPLAGVSVRIKGTDKMTQSNSDGQFSLVVEKENSILQFSYLGYLSQEIAYQRQAIDVVLQEDLAQLEEVVVIGYGTQKKATLTGSVSQVSGSELQRSPAPNLSNSLAGRMPGVVANNRSGEPGNDQSQIYIRGKGSLGNNSPLYVIDGVANRGGIERLNPSDIETISVLKDASAAIYGAQAANGVILVTTKRGNGDKPTITYDGSYGFSEHTRTPKLMDSYQFMVYDDEINAHFGRAEKYKDIKGKYLDGTIDPLLYANTDWMKSVFKSSPQTQHSLSLRGGDEKVRYYVSGGYLYQKPGFRNTDLNFRTVQFRTNLDAKVTKDLSVLVEVATRQENRNNSNYDMGTFFWEAFHAYPFLPDYYPNGLPGPGLSWGNNLTILASGKTGYQRVKDNFVNTKAGFDLKTPWLLDGLSFSGYAAFDSQYRHEKKLNDMWDAYRYNPATKNYDNIRETTGDANINLTERNDDIRTETWNFKIGYDKKFGSHSVNAFIAYEQSKNRGDWFSAYRRDFLSDAVDYLFAGSDNQKNNDGKATISARQNYFGRVSYGFKDKYLADITVRRDGSQNFISNARWGWFPGVSAGWRISQENFFKENVPFINELKIKASWGKLGNDRVDPFQYISTYVLGDGAMFGLDPKRTKGFTVGRLANPNITWEKVDTKNVGFESVFFKNTLSFDLQYFYSMRTDILTPKQASVPRYTGLTLPDQNIGEISNRGVESSLLYRNKINDFSYSVGGNFTFVRNKIHFFDEAQNTPEWQRRTDHSIDSWLVYKTDGIYQNKAEIDASPHLLNTMPGDIKYMDVDGDGKITSNDMVRIYESPIPEITYGITMGAKWKNFDLNILWSGQGRAKQIIKPGSYNRDVTYFENRWISETETPNALYPRAFDRDDTFNSMNSTFWLKNASFLRLKNVELAYSLSPKVLEKIKMKNLRVFISGFNLFSIDQIKIQDPEGTNAGGMYYPQQRIYSAGVNLSF; encoded by the coding sequence ATGAAAAAAAAATCACATGTTCTTTATCATGTGCCTATCTCGTATTATCTAAAATGGTTGTTAATGGCCAAGTTTGTAATCATTTTCTTATTTGCATGTGTTGCCACTGGATTTGCAAAAGAGTCGAAAGCGCAGAAAACAGTTTCTTTACGTTTTGAAGAGATCCGACTCAAGAACCTATTGACTTCCATTGAAGAGCAGACCAAGATCAATTTTATCTACAACGATAATACGATCAATGCGATTAAAATAAAACAGGTTGACGTCCGCAATAAAAAATGGACCGATCTTTTGTTGCCTATTTTGGCCAAAGAATCCTTGGAAATGGATATGGTCAGCGAAAACCGTATCATTATTCGTTCCATAGCGAAGGTTCAGGACAGGATCGCTTCCGGTACGATCAAAGACCAGCAAGGAAAACCTTTGGCAGGCGTATCTGTACGTATAAAAGGTACAGATAAAATGACGCAGTCGAATAGCGACGGCCAATTTTCGCTGGTTGTTGAAAAAGAAAATAGTATTTTACAATTTTCTTATTTGGGATACCTTTCCCAAGAGATTGCCTATCAGCGACAGGCCATTGATGTCGTTCTCCAGGAAGATCTCGCACAGCTTGAAGAAGTTGTGGTCATTGGGTACGGAACACAGAAGAAAGCAACATTGACTGGCTCGGTGAGCCAGGTTTCAGGAAGTGAGCTGCAGCGATCTCCTGCGCCGAATTTGTCCAATTCCCTAGCAGGAAGAATGCCGGGTGTAGTGGCAAATAATCGCTCAGGTGAACCTGGAAATGATCAATCGCAGATCTATATCCGCGGCAAGGGATCTTTGGGGAACAACAGTCCTTTGTATGTCATTGATGGTGTGGCCAATCGCGGCGGAATAGAAAGGCTAAATCCAAGCGATATCGAGACAATTTCAGTCTTAAAAGATGCTTCGGCGGCAATATATGGTGCCCAAGCTGCGAATGGGGTTATTTTGGTAACTACGAAACGCGGTAATGGTGATAAACCTACGATCACCTATGATGGTAGTTACGGTTTCTCCGAACATACACGAACACCAAAGCTGATGGATTCTTATCAATTTATGGTGTATGACGATGAAATCAATGCACATTTTGGGCGTGCTGAAAAGTATAAAGATATCAAGGGTAAATATCTGGATGGAACAATCGATCCCTTATTGTATGCCAACACCGATTGGATGAAGTCCGTATTTAAATCTTCTCCACAAACGCAACATTCCTTGTCACTTCGTGGCGGAGACGAAAAAGTGCGTTATTATGTTTCTGGAGGATACCTTTATCAAAAGCCGGGATTTAGAAATACAGATCTAAATTTTAGGACGGTTCAATTTCGTACCAACCTGGATGCTAAGGTAACCAAAGACCTTTCGGTCTTAGTGGAGGTAGCTACCAGACAGGAAAATCGGAATAATTCAAACTACGATATGGGAACCTTCTTTTGGGAAGCGTTCCATGCCTATCCTTTTTTGCCTGACTATTATCCGAATGGATTACCTGGTCCAGGTCTTTCGTGGGGTAACAATTTAACGATTCTGGCTTCGGGCAAGACGGGTTATCAGCGTGTAAAGGATAATTTTGTCAATACAAAAGCAGGTTTTGATCTCAAAACACCTTGGTTATTAGATGGATTAAGTTTTTCGGGTTATGCAGCATTCGATTCGCAATATAGACATGAAAAGAAGCTGAATGATATGTGGGATGCTTATCGTTATAATCCTGCAACAAAGAATTATGATAATATCCGTGAAACAACGGGCGATGCAAATATCAACCTTACTGAAAGAAACGATGATATACGTACCGAGACCTGGAATTTTAAAATCGGATACGATAAGAAATTCGGCTCACATAGTGTCAATGCTTTCATTGCTTATGAGCAGAGCAAGAACAGAGGTGATTGGTTTTCGGCGTATCGGAGAGACTTCTTAAGCGATGCCGTAGATTATCTATTTGCGGGAAGTGACAATCAAAAAAATAATGACGGAAAAGCAACGATTTCGGCAAGGCAGAATTATTTTGGCCGTGTAAGTTATGGTTTTAAGGATAAGTACCTGGCTGATATTACAGTGCGTAGAGATGGTTCACAAAACTTTATCAGCAATGCACGTTGGGGCTGGTTCCCAGGGGTATCGGCAGGCTGGCGTATTTCTCAGGAGAATTTTTTCAAGGAAAATGTGCCTTTTATCAATGAGTTGAAAATCAAGGCTTCCTGGGGCAAGCTAGGAAACGATCGGGTAGACCCTTTTCAATATATCAGTACCTATGTTCTTGGCGATGGTGCCATGTTTGGTCTTGACCCCAAAAGAACAAAGGGTTTTACTGTCGGGAGATTGGCTAACCCAAATATTACCTGGGAAAAAGTGGATACGAAAAACGTAGGCTTTGAGTCTGTTTTCTTCAAGAATACCTTGAGTTTTGACCTGCAGTATTTTTATTCGATGCGTACGGACATCCTAACACCCAAACAAGCTTCTGTACCGCGCTATACAGGATTAACGCTACCTGACCAAAATATTGGTGAAATATCGAACAGAGGGGTGGAAAGTAGTTTGCTTTATCGCAATAAGATCAATGATTTTAGTTATTCGGTAGGTGGAAATTTCACTTTTGTACGTAATAAGATTCATTTTTTTGACGAAGCACAAAATACACCGGAATGGCAGCGTCGGACAGACCATAGTATAGACTCCTGGTTAGTGTATAAAACAGACGGTATCTATCAAAATAAGGCTGAGATTGATGCCTCACCACATTTGCTGAATACAATGCCAGGGGATATCAAGTATATGGATGTGGATGGTGATGGAAAAATTACCAGCAATGATATGGTCCGTATCTATGAAAGTCCGATTCCTGAAATTACTTATGGTATAACAATGGGTGCCAAATGGAAAAACTTTGATTTGAATATCCTGTGGTCAGGACAGGGACGTGCAAAACAGATCATTAAACCCGGAAGTTACAACAGAGATGTCACTTATTTTGAGAACAGATGGATTTCTGAAACAGAGACACCCAATGCCCTGTATCCAAGAGCCTTCGACCGTGACGATACATTCAATAGCATGAATTCGACATTCTGGTTAAAAAATGCCTCTTTTTTAAGACTGAAAAATGTGGAGTTGGCGTATTCATTGTCGCCTAAAGTGCTGGAAAAAATCAAAATGAAAAACTTACGGGTATTCATTAGTGGATTTAATTTGTTTTCGATCGATCAGATCAAGATACAGGATCCCGAAGGAACAAATGCGGGGGGTATGTACTATCCTCAGCAGCGGATTTATAGTGCAGGGGTGAATTTGAGTTTTTAA
- a CDS encoding RagB/SusD family nutrient uptake outer membrane protein, with amino-acid sequence MNTKIKLYITIFFASCLTSCSNYLDVKPLDSFTGDAIFSDLKLTETYVNKRYTEIRDGFGNLGLRYISDEAYHNFNSGNPYLYNRGEVTADQFGDYSTWNAYYEAIKNCNIFFDNIDKLKADKGQVDRLNGEMIFLRAFFYADLVSRFGGVPLITKTFDLNSDMMVPRNSYDECIDFIVKELDKAAGLLPLSYEGKDFGRATKGAALALKSRVTLYAASPYWNPSNDKAKWQKAADAAKAVLDLNQYQLDANYKQLFTSNKSKEIIFMKQFNTEFGHSFDWTDSPNGFTGWSRTCVLQDMVDAYEMEDGSMPSAQAYADGKPWENREPRFYASIVCDGQQFRGREIEFYISSTGNRANSGKDSEFGIDDWNASKTHYTIRKFMDESLRNPWNDKSAQPWIYMRLGEIYLNYAETQYQLGNEEVARTYINKIRERARGGKVGVLPAITSTGAALLGKIQQERRIELAFEDHRFFDVRRWKIAEQTENKPARKITIVRDDQTKKKSYKIEVLQERKFFPQHYLLPIPRSEIQRNALLKQNPSYD; translated from the coding sequence ATGAATACAAAGATAAAATTATATATAACGATCTTTTTTGCAAGCTGTTTGACATCCTGTTCAAATTATTTGGATGTTAAACCGTTGGATTCCTTTACTGGAGATGCTATATTCTCGGATCTGAAATTGACCGAAACGTATGTAAATAAACGTTATACAGAAATACGGGACGGTTTTGGAAATCTTGGTTTAAGGTATATTTCGGACGAGGCTTATCATAATTTCAATTCGGGAAATCCTTATTTATACAACAGGGGAGAAGTGACGGCAGACCAGTTCGGGGACTATTCCACATGGAATGCTTATTATGAGGCGATTAAGAACTGCAATATCTTCTTTGATAATATTGATAAGTTGAAAGCCGACAAAGGGCAGGTGGATCGGTTGAATGGCGAGATGATCTTTCTTCGCGCATTCTTTTATGCGGATCTTGTCTCACGTTTTGGTGGTGTTCCGTTGATCACAAAAACTTTCGATCTGAACAGCGATATGATGGTGCCGCGTAATTCCTACGATGAATGTATAGACTTTATTGTGAAAGAATTGGATAAAGCTGCTGGGTTGCTCCCTCTCAGTTACGAAGGAAAGGATTTTGGTAGGGCAACTAAAGGCGCAGCATTGGCACTGAAGTCACGGGTAACATTGTATGCTGCAAGTCCATATTGGAATCCATCCAATGATAAGGCGAAATGGCAAAAAGCTGCTGATGCGGCTAAGGCTGTACTGGACCTCAATCAATACCAGCTTGATGCAAATTACAAACAGCTTTTTACGAGCAATAAGAGTAAAGAGATCATCTTCATGAAGCAGTTCAATACTGAATTTGGACATTCTTTTGACTGGACCGATTCTCCGAATGGTTTCACAGGTTGGTCAAGAACCTGTGTGCTTCAGGACATGGTCGATGCCTATGAGATGGAAGATGGTTCTATGCCTTCTGCACAAGCCTATGCGGATGGCAAACCTTGGGAGAATCGTGAGCCTAGATTCTATGCTTCTATTGTTTGTGATGGTCAGCAGTTTAGGGGTAGAGAGATTGAGTTTTATATATCCTCAACAGGAAACCGGGCTAATAGCGGTAAGGATAGCGAATTCGGAATTGATGATTGGAATGCATCGAAGACCCATTATACGATCCGTAAGTTTATGGATGAAAGTTTGCGTAATCCTTGGAATGATAAAAGTGCACAACCGTGGATTTATATGCGTCTGGGTGAGATATATCTAAATTATGCGGAAACTCAGTATCAATTGGGGAATGAAGAGGTAGCTCGCACTTACATCAATAAGATTAGAGAGCGTGCACGTGGTGGGAAGGTAGGCGTACTTCCTGCAATTACGAGCACAGGTGCCGCGCTTTTGGGAAAGATACAGCAGGAACGACGCATAGAACTTGCCTTTGAAGACCATCGTTTTTTTGATGTAAGACGTTGGAAAATTGCTGAACAGACCGAAAACAAACCGGCGCGAAAAATCACCATTGTACGGGACGACCAAACGAAAAAGAAAAGTTATAAAATTGAGGTGCTTCAAGAACGGAAGTTCTTTCCGCAGCATTACTTACTTCCTATTCCACGCAGTGAGATTCAACGAAATGCATTGTTGAAACAGAATCCAAGTTACGACTAA
- a CDS encoding inorganic phosphate transporter: MIPLLGETDLSTGLLIVFALCILAVVAFEFVNGFHDTANAVATVIYTKALKPIVAIPWSGLWNFLGVFAGGIAVAMGILKLVPLDTLMVLPVSVGACLVLSVLLAAIIWNLGTWYFGIPCSSSHTLIGALIGAGIGFTWYYGGSGVNWHKAEEIGLSLILSPLIGFGLAVLLMLFLKHVVRYKALFHIPQGEDDRPPFLVRGILILTCTLVSFFHGSNDGQKGVGLFMLILIAFLPARFAINHTIPDAAVIKTLDQTEIVLQTIASTNVAERTMFVQVNQEIEQVKLHLMDKSVTDKAGTFKFRKEVEGLVKSIATLESNKQIDINPENRLELNRKLGELKSLTDFAPIWVILTISVALGLGTMIGWKRIVVTIGEKIGNEHLSYAQGASSEIVAASTIGISTVLGLPVSTTHVLSSGIAGSMVASGGKSNLNKGTLKSIGLAWVLTLPVSIGLALVLFVFFHLFI; this comes from the coding sequence ATGATTCCCCTTTTGGGTGAAACCGATCTAAGTACTGGACTTCTTATTGTCTTTGCTCTTTGTATACTTGCTGTCGTCGCGTTTGAATTTGTAAATGGCTTTCACGATACGGCAAATGCTGTTGCAACGGTGATTTATACAAAAGCACTTAAACCCATTGTTGCAATCCCTTGGTCTGGTCTTTGGAATTTTCTAGGTGTTTTTGCTGGAGGGATAGCTGTAGCCATGGGAATTTTAAAATTGGTGCCTTTGGATACCTTGATGGTACTACCGGTTTCTGTAGGTGCTTGTCTGGTACTTTCCGTACTGTTGGCTGCTATTATATGGAATTTGGGGACTTGGTATTTCGGTATTCCCTGTTCGAGTTCGCACACCCTGATTGGTGCTCTTATCGGGGCTGGTATTGGCTTTACCTGGTATTATGGTGGAAGTGGCGTCAATTGGCATAAAGCAGAAGAAATTGGTCTTTCGTTGATTTTATCGCCCTTGATTGGATTTGGTCTAGCGGTGTTATTGATGTTGTTTTTAAAGCATGTCGTCCGTTATAAAGCACTTTTTCACATTCCACAAGGCGAGGATGACAGACCTCCATTTTTAGTACGTGGTATTTTGATACTAACCTGTACATTGGTCAGTTTTTTTCACGGGAGCAACGATGGTCAAAAAGGAGTGGGGTTATTTATGTTAATCCTAATTGCATTTCTGCCTGCCCGTTTTGCAATAAATCACACCATTCCAGATGCAGCAGTCATAAAAACGCTCGACCAAACGGAAATCGTATTGCAGACAATTGCATCAACTAATGTGGCTGAGAGAACAATGTTTGTGCAAGTCAATCAGGAGATTGAGCAAGTCAAGTTGCATTTGATGGATAAAAGTGTAACGGATAAAGCCGGGACTTTTAAATTCAGAAAAGAGGTTGAAGGTTTAGTTAAATCCATTGCTACATTAGAGAGCAATAAACAGATCGATATCAATCCTGAAAATCGATTGGAGCTCAACCGTAAGCTTGGCGAATTGAAAAGTCTTACCGACTTTGCACCAATATGGGTCATCTTGACTATTTCAGTTGCTTTAGGCTTAGGAACAATGATCGGTTGGAAACGTATTGTAGTAACGATTGGTGAAAAAATAGGAAATGAACATTTGAGTTATGCTCAAGGAGCCTCAAGCGAGATTGTTGCTGCTTCGACAATTGGTATCAGTACTGTATTGGGTTTGCCCGTTAGTACAACGCACGTGCTTTCAAGTGGTATTGCCGGTTCAATGGTCGCTTCTGGAGGAAAGAGCAATCTGAATAAAGGGACACTCAAAAGTATCGGTCTGGCCTGGGTACTTACTTTACCCGTGTCAATTGGCTTGGCATTAGTACTATTTGTATTCTTCCATCTTTTTATTTAG